TAATTTCCTACTCTTTCCTGGTCAAGAAAAAAACATCTGGCTGTATACTGACTGTCGTACCACATGTAAATGTGCTTCTGGAAGGAGCTAGGTGCTTGATGCAATTCTAGCATTGTATATCTGTGAATGCACCCAATGTACTTGTTTGCGTCTTTAAACCTTGCATCCATTATTTATGGCTGGCTCTACTGTTCAATACAGTTACAGGGCATCACATGAAGGAAAATTTCCGTCTGCTACATATGTTCGTAAGCAGGTTGGAGGATCCTACTACGTATCATGGGCATTGCTCCAGGAACTGGAGTACAATTCGAGACTGAGGAGTGATGTCAGAGATGCCTCTTTCAACTCAACCAGAGATGTGGGGACCAGCTTCGAGGGCATAAAGGAAGAGACGGTATTTTATTGCAGAAAACCTACTCTAACCCTCTGTCCATTTTGTCCATGTTGTTAGTTATTGCCATTTTGATCTCTTACTTTTCTGGCAGGGCCTATCTCAGAAAGAGATTACAAGGTTTTAATAGTTGGTTTTAGCTTAACCTCTGTGCATACTAAAATCATAAGTATCGGTTGAATCTTGATATATGTTTCCAGTGGTATAGTATCATAACTGCGTTCTTAATAGCTAAACCAGGATGTTTGAGGAATGCAAATGCCCAAACCATGTCAGGTCAGACGCAAAGTGAGAATATGAACACCCTTCTTTGTCTGCTCAGGATCTACCCGAAGTCCACAAGAGGATgacaaaagaagaaagaagggcCAGGGTAGAGGAATTTGTTGAAAAGTAAGCCAACTCGGACAGACAGAATTTCTGTTTGTTATTATTGTGATCGGTACTTGTTACACTTTGTGTCTGTGCTTCCTTTTATCTAGTTTCAGGTGAAGGTGTGAACTACTACCTTCCGTACTATAGAATTACATTATATACTCCCTCcctatcaaaatataagacgcttttgtaggctagtttagcctaaaaaacatcttatattttggtacggagATAGTATTACACAGTAATGTCTTACACCAGAGCCAGCTGATCAACTCTGTTTATCAGATGTAAGTTTCGTACCGCTCGAGATATAGTGCTTGATAAACAATGTCATTTTCTTATTTGGCTCTGTGAGCAGTGAGAAAGGTTCAAGCAGCATGTTTAAGCAGGCAGTGAATGCCTCACAAACTTGGCTGCGATTCGATTTCGGCAAAACTGCTAGTTCAGCTTCTCGAAATTTGGGAAGTGAGTGATCTGATTTATGGGGTTAAGCTACTCAATCAGATTTTGTCATTTTTCTCGGATGAAACAAAGTTTTAGCTTCAAAAGAACCCTCGCTAAATTTAAATTCTGGAAATACCAGTTTTATACCGATTCTCGTTGTTGCCAGCTGGATATAGTCGCATATAATTGTGCTTCACCCGATGGGGTGTTAAGGACTCGTTTGTGCTTGCAAATCTTTACATCCATTGCTTATGCCTGGCTCTATTATTCAACACAGTTTCAGGGCTTCACACGAAGGAAAATTTCCACATGCGACATATGTTCGTCAGCAGGTTGGAGGGTCCTACTATACAGTGCTGGCGTTACTCCAGGAATTGGAGTATAATTCAAGACTCAAGAATGATGTAAGAAATGCCTCTTTCAGCTCAGAAAACTTCAAGGAAAAATACGGGCTCCACAATATCGATCTCTCTCCAAGagttgctactaccaactttcaggGTGTAAAGGAAGAAATGGTAGTACCTTATTACAGATAACCTACTTTCACTCTTCAGGCTTTTCTTTTTGAGTTTTCATCATTAAACATCGTCACTGTGCATGCTTAAATATTCATATATCTCCAATTATGTTTGTGCTCCTAAACAATAATAATACTAATAGTAATCATCTACTTTTGCAGGCTAAAACTTCGGAACCTCTGGATCTAAATACTAAGCCACAACTTCCAGAATGCCATGGTAAAGCTGGAGCTGCCAAGCCAAACTTATCCCCAACAACTTGTTTGGAGGATAAAAGTGAGCCAATGGCATCAGATCAAACTGAAAACAACAATATGGTTAAGGCACAAAACCTCAAGAGGTACTGCTTGCATTCCCTCGCGCAAGATCAACAATTGATTTACAAATGAGCGCATGGTAACAGGATAGCTAATTTTGACTCTGCAAATTAAGCAGCATGAGCACCTAAAGATGACTATTTGATATAATCCCTGCATTATTCTTAAACTGCATCAAACAAATCAACAAATATGTGTTTATCTGTGGCAAATGTATAAGCGTAACGTACATAGCCCTCTCCATCATTGTTAATTCACACATTTTAACACTAAGATATTGTATGTGATGTTATTTTGGTTGCTACCGTCTTATGTTCCTAACAGCTTTTCTTGCTCCATAATGCAGCCCTAAGCATGCGCATGAAGCATCGAAAGGGGCAAATCTGTGGGGCAGCCTGAAATCCTTTGCTGGTGGACTCAGGATCTTTTGGAACAATCTGTAAATTCATATGGTCTGGCTTGCTAGATGTGATTACATATAGGATACACATTTTTTTATTATTCTTTTCATGACCTGAAACACAA
This region of Triticum aestivum cultivar Chinese Spring chromosome 2D, IWGSC CS RefSeq v2.1, whole genome shotgun sequence genomic DNA includes:
- the LOC123053940 gene encoding uncharacterized protein, which codes for MHASARFSSSFASSRKAISDAVARSSYRPLCGKKHLGSLSAQDPPKVQKRLTKEERRAKVEEFVENYRASHEGKFPSATYVRKQVGGSYYVSWALLQELEYNSRLRSDVRDASFNSTRDVGTSFEGIKEETDLPEVHKRMTKEERRARVEEFVENFRASHEGKFPHATYVRQQVGGSYYTVLALLQELEYNSRLKNDVRNASFSSENFKEKYGLHNIDLSPRVATTNFQGVKEEMAKTSEPLDLNTKPQLPECHGKAGAAKPNLSPTTCLEDKSEPMASDQTENNNMVKAQNLKSPKHAHEASKGANLWGSLKSFAGGLRIFWNNL